One genomic region from Oncorhynchus clarkii lewisi isolate Uvic-CL-2024 chromosome 21, UVic_Ocla_1.0, whole genome shotgun sequence encodes:
- the LOC139379079 gene encoding endosialin-like: protein MGSLVRCAAAVVVSLLGLLYYSPPVWGQELQERDALCNEDGCFVVYFQRKTFLDSWRSCKEKGGNLATVKLQEGADTIAALFSSVELRGLRTKVRVWIGLQRQPRQCTASRPLRGFSWITGDQDTQYTNWLRDDSPSTCSAPRCVVMTYGTAAHEQHDNFKWLDGSCSVPVDGYLCHYTYKGMCPAIWREGGGNALYSTPFSLLSSLLTHVPFGSVATVPCPGGTEEQSVLCVLREDGTVGWSRETPLCSDTTEKSWCDRDNGGCEHFCQEAREHYYCECSDGFQLGDDGQTCVAVDPCHSAPCEFECLPLSDGYRCACPEGYMLDPDERGCLDVDECLQSPCEQLCVNAPGTFECRCRQGYRPDQEGDCEDVDECMDDPCEHACENTPGSHICHCHLGFSPLPEDPSHCQDTDECQIPGTCQQMCVNYEGGFECYCEVGYELLSDQFTCRKIGEDSPTAVTPSYPWVTGQPGSKWDPQQTYTDWPLEEEESLDWLTDPPRLESDIIWVTSAPQEEPVLNHNPFLPSPTEEPEEEEEEEEEEEEEEEYTPGWDIMNWNVPAKVQPELEPMPSLSLSPTSDTIPTPTPTYDRYWFEEDEETTTSPSVLPTSTISGGAWNWFWISSTTTSQDQGLTTWQEPITDQYVPASNYDEADENEEVGVIDDGWVTSSPEMDQDPGQHTPSLPTPLAPQTPLTPNQGVVEVEREDEGEPPQEDVLEVEGEDEMGPPQEDVVEVVDERGPPQEEVVEGEDEREPPQEDLVEGDDEREPPQEDVVEGEDERGPPQEDLVEGEDERGLPQEDVVEGERKDERGPPQEDVGEMEGEDERGPPQEDLVEVEGEDERGPLQEDVVGVEDERELPQEDVVGVEDEREPPQEDVVGVEDEREPPQEDEREPPQEDESIQKQGGANWLLVGLLVPLCIFIVVMVALGIVYCTRCAVTPRNKSATDCYHWISGAHDKQGALNPSKGMQSHV from the coding sequence ATGGGCTCCCTAGTGCGCTGTGCTGCTGCTGTAGTTGTCTCACTACTGGGTCTCCTCTACTATAGTCCCCCTGTATGGGGCCAGGAGCTACAGGAGAGGGACGCTCTGTGCAACGAGGACGGCTGCTTCGTGGTCTACTTCCAGCGCAAGACCTTCCTGGACTCCTGGAGGAGCTGCAAGGAGAAGGGAGGCAACCTGGCCACAGTCAAACTCCAAGAGGGAGCTGACACTATCGCTGCTCTCTTCTCCAGCGTGGAGCTACGGGGCCTCAGAACCAAGGTCCGGGTGTGGATTGGTCTCCAGAGACAGCCTCGCCAGTGTACCGCCTCTCGCCCTCTCCGTGGGTTCTCCTGGATTACGGGTGACCAGGATACCCAGTACACCAACTGGCTGAGGGACGACTCACCCAGTACCTGTTCGGCCCCGCGCTGTGTGGTTATGACCTATGGCACAGCCGCCCACGAGCAGCATGATAATTTTAAATGGCTGGACGGCTCGTGTTCGGTGCCCGTGGATGGCTACTTGTGCCACTACACCTACAAGGGCATGTGCCCTGCTATTTGGAGAGAGGGGGGCGGCAATGCCCTCTATAGTACCCCCTTCAGTCTCCTCAGTAGCCTTCTTACCCACGTGCCCTTTGGATCTGTAGCCACGGTGCCCTGCCCGGGGGGCACCGAGGAGCAGTCAGTGCTGTGTGTGCTGAGGGAGGATGGCACTGTGGGGTGGTCCAGGGAGACGCCCCTCTGCTCCGACACCACAGAGAAGAGCTGGTGTGATCGGGACAATGGAGGCTGCGAGCATTTCTGCCAGGAGGCCAGGGAACACTACTACTGTGAGTGCTCGGACGGCTTTCAGCTCGGTGACGACGGGCAGACATGTGTTGCTGTCGACCCGTGCCACAGTGCCCCCTGTGAGTTCGAATGCCTTCCGCTGTCGGACGGCTACCGCTGTGCCTGCCCCGAAGGATACATGCTGGACCCGGATGAGCGTGGTTGCCTGGATGTAGATGAGTGCCTGCAGAGTCCCTGCGAGCAGCTGTGCGTCAACGCCCCGGGAACCTTCGAGTGCCGCTGCCGCCAGGGCTACCGGCCGGACCAGGAGGGCGACTGTGAGGACGTGGACGAGTGCATGGATGACCCCTGTGAGCACGCCTGCGAGAACACGCCTGGCTCCCACATCTGCCACTGCCACCTGGGCTTCTCCCCCCTGCCCGAGGACCCCTCCCACTGCCAGGACACCGACGAGTGTCAGATCCCTGGGACATGTCAGCAGATGTGTGTGAACTACGAGGGGGGCTTCGAGTGTTACTGCGAGGTGGGCTACGAGCTACTCTCTGACCAATTCACCTGCAGGAAGATAGGAGAGGACTCACCCACCGCAGTCACGCCCTCGTACCCCTGGGTCACCGGCCAACCTGGTTCCAAGTGGGACCCCCAGCAGACCTACACCGACTGGCCCCTGGAGGAGGAAGAGTCCCTGGACTGGCTCACAGACCCTCCCAGGCTGGAAAGTGACATCATCTGGGTCACCAGCGCACCCCAGGAGGAGCCAGTCCTAAAccacaacccattcctgcccTCCCCCACGGAAGAGcccgaggaggaggaagaggaggaggaggaggaggaagaagaggaggagtatACACCTGGCTGGGACATCATGAATTGGAATGTCCCTGCCAAGGTCCAGCCAGAGTTAGAACCcatgcccagtctctctctcagccccacaTCCGACACAATCCCCACCCCAACACCCACATATGACAGGTATTGGTTTGAGGAGGATGAAGAGACCACTACCAGTCCCTCAGTCCTCCCCACCTCCACTATCTCAGGAGGGGCCTGGAACTGGTTCTGGATCAGTTCCACCACCACCAGCCAGGACCAAGGACTTACGACGTGGCAGGAGCCAATCACTGACCAGTATGTCCCCGCATCCAACTATGATGAAGCTGATGAGAATGAGGAAGTGGGGGTAATTGACGATGGGTGGGTGACATCCTCCCCAGAGATGGACCAGGACCCAGGCCAGCACACCCCCTCCCTGCCTACTCCCCTGGCTCCTCAAACCCCCCTCACACCCAACCAGGgagtggtggaggtggagagggaggatgagggggagCCGCCCCAGGAGGATGtgttggaggtggagggggaggatgaGATGGGGCCGCCCCAGGAGGacgtggtggaggtggtggatgaGAGGGGGCCGCCCCAGGAGGAAgtggtggagggggaggatgagagggagccgCCCCAGGAGGACTTGGTGGAGGGGGATGATGAGAGGGAGCCTCCCCAGGAGGatgtggtggagggggaggatgagagggggCCGCCCCAGGAGGACTTGGTGgagggggaggatgagagggggCTGCCCCAGGAGGAcgtggtggagggggagagaaaggatgAGAGGGGGCCGCCCCAGGAGGAcgtgggggagatggagggggaggatgagagggggCCGCCCCAGGAGGACTTGGtggaagtagagggggaggatgagagggggCCGCTCCAGGAGGACGTGGTGGGggtggaggatgagagggagctgcCCCAGGAGGACGTGGTGGGggtggaggatgagagggagccgCCCCAGGAGGACGTGGTGGGggtggaggatgagagggagcctccccaggaggatgagagggagcctCCCCAGGAGGATGAGAGTATCCAGAAGCAGGGTGGTGCCAACTGGCTGCTGGTAGGCCTCCTGGTGCCCCTTTGTATCTTCATCGTGGTGATGGTGGCACTGGGCATTGTCTACTGTACCCGTTGCGCTGTCACGCCACGCAATAAGTCCGCCACCGACTGCTACCATTGGATCTCCGGGGCGCACGACAAGCAGGGCGCGCTCAATCCCAGCAAGGGGATGCAGTCACATGTTtaa